One genomic window of Candidatus Nitrosopumilus sediminis includes the following:
- a CDS encoding DNA double-strand break repair nuclease NurA, whose protein sequence is MLSILKGPKYEQILQKARDNWVEYTPTKEEVVTAGIDSSFNNTKFQGIELWATTAVSIKSNGEILVDLHKSGLGSADDISSIASKMEIEACEKTIDEVDMVLMDGSLHSQLMTRQANLGSQIVKVMKKKDNVIFIAKTSNTKKQFEKLGSLAGDIFYYNHVTNNPGFSKIFVEKKYGADKIISSTFVRLSDSTPIIKLEFLGEQHDEDEVKTIMNKLYKTSVGGYPYALKLAHNNCKISDKELAKMVSLLGLSNEIGSREVLS, encoded by the coding sequence ATGCTTTCAATTCTGAAAGGCCCAAAATACGAGCAGATTTTACAAAAAGCGCGCGATAATTGGGTGGAATACACGCCTACAAAAGAGGAAGTGGTTACAGCAGGCATTGATTCTAGTTTCAACAATACAAAATTTCAAGGGATTGAACTTTGGGCAACAACAGCAGTTTCAATTAAATCAAATGGGGAAATTCTGGTGGATTTACACAAATCAGGACTAGGATCTGCAGATGACATTTCAAGCATAGCAAGTAAAATGGAGATTGAGGCATGTGAAAAAACAATAGATGAGGTAGACATGGTCTTGATGGATGGGTCTTTACACTCTCAATTAATGACAAGACAAGCAAATCTGGGATCACAAATTGTAAAGGTAATGAAAAAGAAAGACAATGTGATTTTCATAGCAAAAACATCAAACACAAAAAAACAATTTGAAAAATTAGGTTCTCTGGCAGGAGATATATTCTATTATAATCATGTAACAAACAATCCAGGGTTTAGTAAAATTTTTGTTGAAAAAAAATATGGTGCAGACAAAATAATATCTTCCACATTTGTAAGATTAAGTGACTCTACACCCATAATCAAATTAGAATTTTTAGGTGAACAACATGATGAAGATGAAGTTAAAACAATTATGAATAAATTATACAAAACTAGTGTAGGAGGGTATCCATATGCGCTTAAGCTTGCACATAATAACTGTAAAATATCTGATAAAGAACTTGCAAAGATGGTTAGTTTGTTAGGTCTAAGTAATGAAATTGGCTCAAGAGAGGTATTAAGTTGA
- a CDS encoding ATP-binding protein → MSLGFVIGESKPTFVTALTSRALSVGEYIKISSDEGEILGLVEKSSVSSAAFTDVKNFDEASESTEIAELNKRDKTFTAHIGILGFLENLRRGQSIIPAIPPIPGTEITLPSKQDLEEIFSPEKEGWVSIGSLLRNKSIDAKVNLDKIVSRHLGILAMTGMGKSNLVSLVTKQISKLKGTVIIFDYHNDYTSLNIPRINVIDAKINPRLLDADQLSDVLEIRDSATVQQRVLRMAFSEQVKKTKEFWKKLENEIDFIINSDDNKLKEIRSSAYRVQDIIEESQKRFEDILDPDMGDPISFIKEGRANILNISELSEKQANVALAFYLQQLLKDRKDASIARHGKSKKERNYQFNSPIFVIIEEAHVFIPKDHDTSAKYWAAKIAREGRKFGLGLGIVSQRPRSVDLNVLSQMGSFAIMKIIQEDDQRQIASATESTSRELIAQLTSLNVGDAVLVGQWTNLPSLVHVDEVKEKIMGADQSAINAWAKADKMKEIAVESTQGLVQKDLLLD, encoded by the coding sequence TTGAGTTTAGGTTTTGTAATTGGAGAATCAAAACCAACATTCGTGACAGCACTTACTTCAAGAGCGTTATCAGTAGGAGAATATATCAAAATTAGTTCAGACGAGGGAGAAATTTTAGGTTTGGTAGAAAAATCTTCTGTATCAAGTGCAGCATTTACAGATGTTAAGAATTTTGATGAAGCATCAGAAAGTACGGAAATTGCAGAATTAAACAAAAGAGACAAGACATTTACGGCACATATTGGAATTTTGGGATTTTTAGAGAATCTAAGAAGAGGCCAGTCAATCATACCTGCAATTCCACCCATTCCAGGCACAGAAATCACTTTACCAAGCAAACAAGATCTAGAAGAAATATTCAGTCCTGAAAAGGAAGGATGGGTAAGCATAGGAAGTCTTTTACGAAATAAATCAATCGATGCAAAAGTGAATTTAGATAAAATTGTATCAAGGCATTTAGGAATTTTAGCTATGACCGGGATGGGTAAAAGCAATTTAGTATCTTTGGTTACAAAACAAATTTCAAAACTAAAAGGCACTGTAATAATTTTTGATTATCACAATGATTACACAAGCTTGAATATACCACGAATTAATGTAATTGATGCAAAGATAAATCCAAGATTGTTGGATGCAGACCAACTCTCAGATGTGTTAGAAATTAGAGATAGTGCTACCGTACAACAAAGAGTGTTAAGAATGGCATTTTCAGAACAGGTTAAAAAAACAAAAGAGTTTTGGAAGAAATTAGAAAATGAAATAGATTTTATCATAAATTCAGATGACAATAAACTCAAAGAAATCAGATCATCGGCATACAGAGTTCAGGATATTATTGAAGAATCACAAAAAAGATTTGAAGATATTTTGGATCCAGATATGGGAGATCCAATTAGCTTCATCAAAGAAGGTCGTGCAAATATTCTAAATATTTCAGAATTATCAGAAAAACAAGCAAATGTTGCATTAGCATTTTACTTACAACAATTACTAAAAGATAGAAAAGATGCAAGTATTGCAAGACATGGTAAGAGTAAGAAAGAAAGAAACTATCAATTCAATTCACCGATATTTGTGATCATAGAAGAAGCACATGTTTTCATTCCAAAAGATCATGATACTAGTGCAAAATATTGGGCCGCAAAAATTGCAAGAGAGGGAAGAAAGTTTGGATTAGGACTAGGAATAGTATCCCAAAGACCACGAAGCGTAGACCTGAACGTGCTTAGTCAGATGGGCTCATTTGCAATCATGAAGATAATTCAAGAAGACGATCAGCGACAAATTGCCTCAGCAACAGAGTCTACTAGTCGTGAATTGATAGCACAACTGACATCATTAAATGTTGGAGATGCAGTATTGGTAGGACAATGGACCAATCTACCATCACTAGTTCATGTAGACGAAGTAAAAGAGAAGATTATGGGAGCAGATCAAAGTGCGATTAATGCATGGGCAAAAGCGGATAAAATGAAAGAGATTGCAGTAGAATCAACGCAAGGGTTAGTACAGAAAGATTTGTTATTAGACTAA
- a CDS encoding metallophosphoesterase family protein, which yields MLFSHISDMHLGLVQYGSEERAQDVYDVFNQAIDTSIKDHVDFVIFAGDIFHVPNPNGTAIIQMANGLKRLKENNIDSFFILGEHDISRIRSTPIPYVYHNLEFSKYIGQGNPIEYKGVLIAGFDKIRKSEIPQYESKFAEIDKIAQVHSGHKILVLHQGITEFNKFAGELQSTDLPKNFTYYAMGHLHDTDIKQFNHLNGPVVYPGSIELTTSEGIKEAKKGFFEVDISGKDATPKWIELDTRPQFSFKTEYQELSKTIDEISEKIKDFTKKPIVEVIIKGGNIETDHIQAQIARLNSMVLRCFWRISTKQVSDSSVFLDRPNIIDDEMFRLSVDVLGSEQAASFAIKELLPVLSSGEIKEASEIIIENFEKFKKEKKQ from the coding sequence ATGTTATTTTCACATATTTCAGACATGCATTTGGGATTAGTGCAATATGGTTCAGAGGAACGTGCACAAGATGTCTATGATGTTTTTAATCAAGCAATAGATACATCAATTAAAGATCATGTAGATTTTGTAATTTTTGCAGGAGATATTTTTCATGTTCCAAATCCCAATGGAACAGCCATAATTCAAATGGCCAACGGATTAAAAAGATTAAAAGAAAATAACATTGATTCATTTTTTATTTTGGGTGAACACGATATTAGCAGAATTAGGAGCACCCCAATTCCATATGTATATCACAACTTAGAATTTTCAAAATACATAGGTCAAGGAAACCCAATTGAATACAAAGGGGTTCTAATAGCAGGATTTGATAAAATAAGAAAGTCAGAGATACCACAATATGAAAGCAAATTTGCAGAAATTGACAAAATCGCTCAAGTTCATTCGGGTCATAAAATTTTAGTTTTGCATCAGGGAATCACAGAATTTAACAAATTTGCAGGCGAGTTGCAATCAACTGATTTGCCAAAAAATTTTACATATTATGCAATGGGACATCTTCATGACACAGACATTAAACAGTTCAATCATCTAAATGGACCAGTAGTTTATCCTGGCTCAATTGAATTAACAACAAGTGAAGGAATTAAAGAAGCTAAAAAAGGATTCTTCGAAGTAGATATTTCTGGCAAAGATGCAACACCCAAGTGGATTGAACTTGATACAAGACCACAATTTTCATTTAAAACAGAATATCAGGAATTATCAAAGACCATTGATGAAATTTCTGAAAAAATAAAAGATTTTACAAAAAAGCCAATTGTGGAAGTAATCATAAAGGGGGGAAATATTGAGACGGATCATATCCAAGCACAAATTGCAAGACTAAATTCAATGGTTCTGAGATGTTTTTGGAGAATAAGTACAAAACAAGTTTCAGATTCATCAGTATTTCTAGACAGACCAAACATCATCGATGATGAGATGTTCAGATTGTCCGTTGATGTATTGGGATCAGAGCAAGCCGCTAGTTTTGCGATAAAAGAACTCCTTCCAGTTTTATCTTCAGGTGAAATCAAAGAAGCATCAGAAATTATTATTGAGAATTTTGAGAAATTTAAAAAGGAGAAAAAACAATGA
- a CDS encoding AAA family ATPase — MITSIELGDFLAHSNTKIDFENGVTVFVGDNGAGKSSIIDAITFALFGQHTRKSNKGLIKRGSNQGFAKVNFSVNGKNYEAVRKIDSKGTLSAKFSEIIEDERIEIAAGERKQFGESMTQEVEKAIGLDFEKLKIASIVQQGQLNSIINAKPKEFKELLNAIIGIDKLDVASESMKTVNKEFRQSIREKIGYDDTHIEILSRDLETYQKEIKEATPNKIQLKIRQEKSQREIEELRKKIEIESPKIDKINQLESRKKELVEYAKEAIREIQREISENERKISDCEGCFEVASLKQELDSKIQKVEEAVEDTQNKIQEMKSQIASLKEKQLLASKLQLKDNKCPVCDSNVKKLNPLFQEEHLKQELTSLQEQIVFKEKEYQTYNQKRKEFSEKLQSARDAEATLKAHSIASKQELKKIQEYVKIKNKK, encoded by the coding sequence ATGATCACGTCAATTGAGTTAGGGGATTTTCTAGCTCATTCTAATACAAAGATAGATTTTGAAAACGGAGTTACAGTTTTTGTTGGGGATAATGGTGCAGGAAAATCAAGCATTATTGATGCAATTACCTTTGCATTATTTGGACAACACACAAGAAAATCAAACAAAGGTCTCATCAAAAGAGGTTCTAACCAAGGATTTGCCAAAGTAAATTTTTCAGTCAATGGGAAAAATTATGAAGCTGTAAGAAAAATAGACAGCAAAGGAACACTTTCAGCAAAATTTTCTGAAATTATAGAAGATGAAAGAATAGAGATAGCAGCAGGTGAAAGAAAGCAATTTGGAGAATCAATGACGCAGGAAGTAGAAAAAGCAATAGGTCTTGATTTTGAAAAATTAAAAATTGCGTCGATTGTACAACAAGGCCAATTAAATTCAATAATAAATGCAAAACCAAAAGAATTCAAAGAACTACTAAATGCAATTATAGGAATAGACAAACTTGATGTTGCTTCAGAATCAATGAAAACAGTTAACAAAGAATTTCGTCAAAGCATTAGAGAAAAAATTGGATATGATGATACACATATTGAAATTTTATCTAGAGATTTAGAAACGTATCAAAAAGAAATTAAAGAAGCCACGCCAAATAAGATTCAATTAAAAATAAGGCAAGAAAAATCACAAAGAGAGATTGAGGAATTAAGGAAAAAAATAGAAATTGAATCTCCAAAAATTGATAAGATTAACCAGTTAGAATCAAGGAAAAAAGAACTTGTAGAATATGCAAAAGAAGCAATTCGTGAAATTCAGCGTGAAATTAGCGAAAATGAGCGTAAAATTAGTGATTGTGAAGGATGTTTTGAGGTTGCAAGCCTAAAGCAAGAACTAGACTCAAAAATTCAAAAGGTGGAAGAAGCAGTAGAGGACACACAAAATAAGATTCAAGAGATGAAAAGTCAGATAGCATCTCTTAAAGAAAAGCAATTACTTGCATCAAAACTACAGTTAAAAGATAACAAATGTCCGGTTTGTGATTCAAATGTGAAAAAACTAAATCCACTTTTCCAAGAAGAACATCTAAAACAAGAATTAACATCATTGCAAGAGCAGATTGTTTTTAAAGAAAAGGAATATCAAACGTACAATCAAAAACGAAAAGAATTCTCTGAAAAATTGCAATCGGCAAGAGATGCAGAAGCTACACTTAAGGCACATTCTATTGCCTCAAAACAAGAACTAAAAAAAATTCAAGAATATGTAAAAATAAAAAACAAAAAATAG
- a CDS encoding SbcC/MukB-like Walker B domain-containing protein, with the protein MNNRTNLLEISQIDPHTKMIFDNISKLELEIKGFDEQEFLNLKKTVNEKQIELSQIDQQVGAILEKISKGNEQIKIITNAISELRVVKEYVMNLDEIQNNIFSRDGPVATSLRSWALNAISVKASEYLTLLNTKIQRIQLSEKARDISIRCNSKTEELDLESLSGGEKVSVALALRLGMASLLGASNLNLMILDEPTTHLDAERKKSLVGVLSQLSNISNSETPMQFIIITHDAEIFEDSTVEQIYKFESSEQGSKVTLLN; encoded by the coding sequence GTGAATAATCGTACAAATCTGCTTGAAATATCACAAATAGATCCGCATACAAAAATGATTTTTGACAATATTTCAAAATTAGAATTGGAAATTAAAGGGTTTGATGAACAAGAATTTTTGAATCTTAAAAAAACAGTTAATGAAAAACAGATAGAACTTTCACAAATAGATCAACAGGTAGGAGCTATTTTGGAAAAAATATCAAAAGGAAATGAACAAATTAAAATCATCACGAATGCAATTTCAGAATTAAGAGTTGTTAAAGAATATGTAATGAATTTAGATGAAATTCAAAACAACATCTTTAGTAGAGATGGTCCTGTTGCAACAAGTTTAAGATCATGGGCATTAAATGCGATTTCAGTCAAAGCATCAGAGTATCTTACATTACTTAATACAAAAATTCAAAGAATTCAATTATCAGAAAAAGCAAGAGATATTTCAATTAGGTGTAATTCAAAAACGGAAGAACTGGATTTAGAGTCACTTAGTGGGGGGGAGAAAGTCAGCGTAGCCCTAGCATTAAGATTAGGAATGGCAAGTCTTCTAGGGGCATCAAACTTGAATTTGATGATACTTGATGAGCCTACTACGCATCTGGATGCAGAGAGAAAAAAATCCCTTGTAGGAGTATTATCTCAATTATCAAATATTTCAAATTCAGAAACACCTATGCAATTTATCATCATTACACACGATGCTGAAATCTTTGAAGATTCAACAGTGGAACAAATTTACAAGTTTGAATCATCGGAACAGGGGAGTAAAGTAACATTACTCAATTAA
- a CDS encoding plastocyanin/azurin family copper-binding protein gives MNFSYGIIGIVGVLAAISIVFIAMDPTDIIEPRVVEEKITVCTLQWDPMCGVDGVTYGNMCMLNAADVKLDYRGECVVEPVKELSVNSSIMPSIATVGDTLEIEVEFRDDDGNIVDHVNYDIFAVQDGNSILSEPNSHRHPGKHPIHETDMLGESPIEILVVVQGLGHGDEITGPTGIETTMTIIPEDSLKVPISSSMPAPSQIHTVNIAEGSGTPGCEETNECYLPYSITIFVGDTVKWENPDSAAHTVTSGNISDGHDGTFDSGLFMSGGTFEFTFNDKGIYDYFCMVHPWMTGEIIVNDVEEMVVIEEPTPEPTPEPTPEPRKLPTAAIVSVPVGSAVPGCEETNECYLPYEITVSSGNTVSWINDDSAAHTVTSGTVDAGLTGVFDSGLFMSGGTFEFTFNDKGTYDYFCMVHPWMTGKVIVN, from the coding sequence ATGAATTTTTCTTATGGTATTATTGGTATAGTTGGAGTTTTAGCTGCAATATCTATTGTATTCATAGCAATGGATCCTACTGATATAATTGAACCAAGAGTTGTTGAAGAAAAAATTACTGTTTGTACTTTACAATGGGATCCTATGTGTGGTGTTGATGGTGTGACTTATGGAAACATGTGCATGCTAAATGCTGCTGATGTTAAACTAGATTATAGGGGTGAATGTGTTGTTGAACCCGTCAAAGAATTATCAGTTAATTCCAGTATTATGCCAAGTATTGCTACTGTGGGTGATACTTTAGAAATCGAAGTTGAATTCAGAGACGATGATGGAAATATTGTTGATCATGTTAATTATGATATATTTGCTGTACAAGATGGGAATTCTATTTTGTCTGAACCTAATTCCCACAGACATCCTGGAAAACATCCAATTCATGAAACAGACATGTTAGGTGAATCCCCCATTGAAATTTTGGTTGTGGTACAAGGTTTGGGACATGGTGATGAAATCACTGGACCTACTGGAATTGAAACAACTATGACTATAATTCCTGAAGACTCACTTAAAGTTCCTATATCCTCTTCAATGCCTGCTCCGTCCCAAATTCATACCGTTAACATCGCTGAAGGCTCTGGCACACCAGGTTGTGAAGAAACAAACGAATGTTACTTGCCTTATTCAATTACTATTTTTGTAGGTGACACTGTTAAGTGGGAAAATCCTGATTCAGCAGCACATACTGTAACTAGTGGAAATATTTCTGATGGACATGATGGCACATTTGATTCTGGTTTGTTTATGTCTGGTGGAACTTTTGAATTTACATTTAATGATAAAGGAATCTATGATTATTTCTGTATGGTTCACCCTTGGATGACTGGTGAAATTATTGTCAACGATGTTGAAGAGATGGTTGTAATCGAAGAACCAACACCTGAACCAACACCTGAACCAACACCTGAACCCCGAAAATTACCTACAGCAGCAATTGTTTCAGTACCTGTAGGTTCAGCTGTTCCAGGCTGTGAAGAAACAAACGAATGTTACTTGCCCTATGAAATCACTGTATCTTCTGGTAATACTGTTTCTTGGATTAATGATGATTCAGCAGCACATACTGTAACTAGTGGAACTGTAGATGCCGGATTAACTGGAGTATTTGATTCTGGTTTGTTTATGTCTGGCGGAACTTTTGAATTTACATTTAATGATAAAGGAACATATGATTATTTCTGTATGGTCCATCCTTGGATGACTGGCAAAGTCATAGTGAATTAA